The Musa acuminata AAA Group cultivar baxijiao chromosome BXJ1-3, Cavendish_Baxijiao_AAA, whole genome shotgun sequence genome window below encodes:
- the LOC108952332 gene encoding uncharacterized protein LOC108952332, which translates to MEYDHRPSGSPPATPPLKRKHHHHHCFTSCFRPSVSQGEPVYEERAARSPTSLIRPEHRGKCLGFGYHCGGGRHRRRPSTEFRYDPLSYALNFDEGCEVESPTRAEQLRLRYFSSQLPASPSRNGTGAGGLDDPDRVRRVGGLDASLRFS; encoded by the coding sequence ATGGAGTACGATCACCGCCCATCCGGCTCACCTCCCGCTACGCCGCCGCTGAAGAGGAAGCACCACCATCACCACTGCTTCACCTCCTGCTTCCGCCCCTCCGTCTCTCAGGGAGAACCCGTATACGAGGAGCGAGCGGCCCGGTCGCCCACCTCGTTGATCCGGCCGGAACACCGCGGCAAATGCCTGGGCTTCGGCTACCATTGCGGCGGGGGGAGGCACCGGCGTCGCCCCTCCACCGAGTTCAGGTACGACCCCCTCAGCTACGCCCTCAACTTCGACGAGGGGTGTGAAGTCGAGTCCCCCACCAGGGCCGAGCAACTCCGGCTCCGCTATTTCTCGTCCCAGCTCCCGGCATCGCCGTCGCGCAACGGCACCGGCGCCGGCGGATTGGATGACCCTGACAGGGTTCGCAGAGTTGGTGGATTGGATGCATCCTTGCGATTCTCCTGA